From a region of the Zonotrichia albicollis isolate bZonAlb1 chromosome 5, bZonAlb1.hap1, whole genome shotgun sequence genome:
- the SMIM20 gene encoding small integral membrane protein 20, with translation MAALSRTIGIFGAFVAMVGAAFYPIYFRPLLLPEEYKNEQSINRAGIVQEDIQPAGLKVWSDPFRRK, from the exons ATGGCCGCGCTGTCCCGCACCATCGGCATCTTCGGTGCCTTCGTGGCCATGGTGGGAGCCGCCTTCTACCCCATTTATTTccggccgctgctgctgcccgagGAGTACA AGAATGAGCAGTCAATAAACCGAGCTGGTATTGTTCAAGAGGATATTCAGCCTGCAG GGTTAAAAGTGTGGTCGGATCCATTTAGAAGAAAGTAA